One genomic segment of Nitrospirota bacterium includes these proteins:
- a CDS encoding BrnT family toxin, with the protein MTDFHKIEGFEWDEGNARKNEKHGVSQAEAEQVFINEPLLVLLDEKHSLGEMRFHALGKTNAERLLHVSFTLRYAAGKGARIRVISARSMHVKERRIYEQKAETST; encoded by the coding sequence ATGACAGATTTTCACAAGATAGAAGGCTTTGAATGGGATGAAGGTAATGCCAGAAAGAATGAAAAACATGGTGTATCGCAAGCTGAGGCTGAGCAGGTTTTTATAAATGAGCCGCTTTTAGTACTATTGGATGAAAAACATAGTTTGGGTGAGATGAGATTTCACGCACTCGGGAAAACTAATGCGGAGAGGTTGTTGCATGTGTCATTTACGCTTCGATATGCAGCGGGTAAAGGGGCCAGAATCCGAGTAATTTCCGCACGCAGCATGCATGTTAAAGAGAGGAGAATTTATGAGCAAAAAGCTGAAACAAGTACCTAA
- a CDS encoding NAD(P)/FAD-dependent oxidoreductase produces MNLPTDDIKDITIIGAGPSGLFTAFQAGMHEASVRIIDSMPEPGGQLTALYPEKYIFDAPGFTKITAKELAENLFAQANQFTPEFCLNETVITIANAKVPAGSTVPSGSSPQLAQKGTELNSVPGLVAEHPGQDRDGETAFELLTDKGRYLSKAVIIAAGLGAFKPRSPGKPGIDKFEGNGVYYTVKEKGSFRGKDIVIAGGGDSALDWVINLLDTAQKIYLVHRSDTFRAHPHTVQLVSEQAKQGRIQVLTPYEIKEVTGNEHLEYVALSDGSGREVPIKADALLLMLGFTSDLGPIGKWGLEIDDSRIKVGQNMAASRKGIFAVGDIANYPGKLKLILTGFSDGAQAVRSAVPYIRPGDKFRHVHSTSSKLFGKT; encoded by the coding sequence GTGAACTTGCCTACAGATGACATTAAAGACATAACTATTATCGGTGCAGGCCCATCAGGTCTCTTTACTGCCTTTCAGGCCGGTATGCATGAGGCATCGGTTCGCATAATTGACAGCATGCCGGAACCCGGGGGGCAGCTTACTGCGCTCTATCCTGAAAAATATATATTTGACGCGCCAGGGTTTACGAAGATTACGGCTAAGGAGCTTGCTGAAAACTTGTTTGCTCAGGCAAATCAGTTTACTCCTGAGTTTTGCCTGAATGAAACCGTAATTACTATTGCGAATGCCAAGGTACCTGCTGGTTCAACGGTCCCGTCAGGGTCATCCCCGCAATTGGCGCAAAAGGGGACAGAATTGAATTCTGTCCCCGGACTGGTCGCTGAACACCCCGGACAGGATCGAGACGGTGAAACGGCATTTGAATTGCTCACTGACAAAGGACGATATCTCTCAAAGGCCGTGATCATTGCTGCAGGTCTTGGTGCATTTAAACCGAGGAGTCCTGGGAAACCTGGAATTGATAAGTTCGAAGGAAATGGCGTTTACTATACTGTAAAAGAGAAGGGTTCCTTTAGAGGGAAGGATATCGTTATCGCAGGCGGCGGGGATTCAGCGCTTGACTGGGTTATAAATCTGCTTGATACAGCACAGAAGATATATTTGGTCCACCGTTCAGACACATTCAGGGCCCACCCCCATACCGTCCAATTGGTATCTGAACAGGCAAAGCAGGGAAGGATTCAGGTTCTTACCCCTTATGAAATCAAAGAGGTAACCGGCAATGAGCATTTAGAGTATGTCGCATTATCAGACGGCAGTGGCAGGGAGGTGCCGATTAAGGCTGATGCACTCTTGCTGATGCTTGGCTTCACATCAGACCTCGGCCCTATAGGAAAATGGGGGCTTGAGATAGATGACAGCCGTATAAAGGTCGGGCAGAATATGGCAGCCAGCCGAAAGGGCATTTTTGCAGTAGGGGACATTGCAAACTACCCGGGGAAGTTAAAGCTTATACTAACTGGCTTTTCAGATGGAGCTCAGGCTGTCAGAAGCGCTGTGCCATATATAAGGCCAGGAGATAAATTCAGGCACGTACACAGCACGTCATCTAAGTTGTTTGGCAAAACTTAA
- a CDS encoding BrnA antitoxin family protein: MSKKLKQVPKFRSEAEERKFWETHDSTEYFDWSQAVSARFPNLKPSTQSISLRLPLSLLEQIKIEANKRDVPYQSLIKVWLAEKVG, translated from the coding sequence ATGAGCAAAAAGCTGAAACAAGTACCTAAGTTTAGATCCGAAGCCGAAGAGAGAAAATTCTGGGAGACGCATGACAGTACAGAATATTTTGACTGGTCACAGGCGGTGAGTGCCCGCTTTCCAAATCTCAAGCCCTCGACGCAGTCTATTTCTTTAAGACTGCCGTTGTCACTGCTTGAACAAATCAAGATAGAGGCCAATAAGCGGGATGTGCCATACCAGTCCCTTATAAAGGTATGGCTTGCGGAGAAGGTGGGATAA